A single Nicotiana tabacum cultivar K326 chromosome 5, ASM71507v2, whole genome shotgun sequence DNA region contains:
- the LOC107786320 gene encoding uncharacterized protein LOC107786320 yields MEIDPSNYEKPDQITWSSDELGLGHVKFYRCSFCKRGFSNAQALGGHMNIHRKDRARLREFSSENLLSLDIKNSINPPPPPPPPPANKDSLQHEVSYDETISSPSKRPCVNTSEENDHNHEVIIGDVLQLPLFTKTPLIKEASNCVDKQEEEKSMQLNPVSELDLELRLGMKPHLMSP; encoded by the coding sequence ATGGAGATTGATCCTTCAAACTATGAGAAACCAGACCAAATAACATGGAGCTCCGATGAACTAGGTTTAGGGCATGTTAAGTTTTATAGATGTAGCTTTTGTAAACGAGGTTTCTCTAATGCACAAGCACTAGGTGGACACATGAATATCCACAGAAAAGATAGAGCCAGACTTAGAGAATTTTCAAGTGAAAACTTGCTTTCTTTGGACATCAAAAACTCCATtaatcctcctcctcctcctcctcctcctcctgcAAACAAGGATTCGTTGCAACATGAAGTATCGTACGATGAAACAATTAGTAGCCCCTCGAAAAGGCCATGTGTTAATACATCTGAAGAAAATGATCATAATCATGAAGTGATTATTGGAGATGTTTTGCAATTACCTTTATTCACAAAGACTCCATTAATTAAAGAAGCAAGCAATTGTGTGGACAagcaagaagaagaaaagagcatGCAGCTAAACCCTGTTTCAGAATTGGACCTTGAGCTTAGGTTAGGGATGAAACCCCACCTCATGAGTCCTTGA